Proteins found in one Arachis stenosperma cultivar V10309 chromosome 8, arast.V10309.gnm1.PFL2, whole genome shotgun sequence genomic segment:
- the LOC130944050 gene encoding uncharacterized protein LOC130944050, whose product MLKFLSKVKIEYNALDPRIASCMEFMAQCNSRKARESNPTCQVEVKRRTDEHPPQITVTFVNGVEQAFDATSTPAQSIRTMILEKGQTLETEQMFREAGESWPVIIPKEELSQPAPGVKPRKAEEKKQ is encoded by the exons ATGTTGAAGTTCCTATCAAAAGTGAAGATCGAGTACAATGCGCTGGACCCGCGAATAGCATCGTGTATGGAGTTTATGGCACAGTGCAACTCACGCAAGGCGAGGGAATCAAACCCTACGTGCCAGGTGGAGGTGAAGCGCCGAACCGACGAACACCCGCCGCAGATCACGGTGACCTTCGTCAACGGCGTCGAGCAAGCCTTCGATGCGACCTCAACCCCTGCACAGAGCATAAGGACCATGATTCTTGAAAAAGGCCAAACCCTAGAGACCGAGCAGATGTTCCGAGAAGCTGGTGAGTCATGGCCCGTCATCATTCCCAAAGAAGAGCTATCTCAGCCCGCACCTGGCGTCAAG CCCAGGAAAGCAGAGGAGAAGAAACAATAG